A portion of the Vanessa atalanta chromosome 14, ilVanAtal1.2, whole genome shotgun sequence genome contains these proteins:
- the LOC125068850 gene encoding tubulin-specific chaperone cofactor E-like protein, giving the protein MPSLLEALERKYGAKGEVNPPIDDMPVAIFVPKRSPRLSVPTLLVLNDCDIDCAGDSSALADKCADVVELDLAHNKLTDWKEVFAVLEQTPRVRFLNLSFNRLSAQLQAAQALQPRWDSLSNLVLNSTYVRWPSVFGLLKALPALEELHLSLNEYSYVNLSGKEVEENDFCEGCTRLNIDVTEPIHDRLKQLHFSGNPIHSWREVSKLGYAFPNLESLLVNECPITTLEPDPCDKCEDNNGNKKCHDAFQHLRFLNLNNTGLATWDEVDRIAKFPALKSLRVQGWPLWERFESTEHERRLLLVARLPHVRTLNGGGTVPPEERDAAERAFIRYYMEKPESDRPDKYWELVGVHGKLDPLVSVDLRPEKRVQITFTCGDTSEVRTVDVYRTVSDLKTKLERLAGFPASKMRLFYVDQDLRDMQIGPEEMRFPTKQLYSYNIRSGDEIIIVSKLTLKHSISVNSTA; this is encoded by the exons ATGCCTTCGCTTCTGGAAGCATTGGAGCGAAAATATGGTGCAAAAGGTGAAGTCAACCCTCCTATTGATGATATGCCAGTGGCCATCTTCGTACCAAAACGTTCGCCACGGCTCAGCGTGCCCACTCTTCTGGTGCTGAACGACTGCGACATAGATTGCGCTGGAGACTCTAGTGCCTTAGCTGACAAATGTGCTGACGTAGTTGAACTGGATCTTGCCCATAATAAACTAACAGATTGGAAGGAG gTATTTGCGGTACTGGAACAGACTCCGCGTGTCCGATTTCTGAATTTAAGTTTCAACCGCCTTTCCGCACAACTTCAAGCTGCACAGGCACTTCAACCGCGCTGGGATAGTCTAAGCAATCTCGTTTTGAACTCTACTTACGTACGTTGGCCAAGTGTTTTTGGCTTGCTCAAGGCTCTACCAGCTCTTGAAGAGTTGCACTTGAGCCTTAATGAgtattcttatgtaaatttgaGTGGAAAAGAGGTTGAGGAAAACGATTTTTGCGAAGGATGCACTCGGCTTAACATAGATGTTACAGAACCAATACATGATAGACTAAAGCAACTTCACTTCTCTGGGAACCCTATCCATAGCTGGCGAGAAGTTTCAAAGCTCGGCTATGCCTTTCCGAATTTGGAATCCCTTTTAGTGAACGAGTGCCCTATAACAACATTGGAGCCAGATCCGTGTGACAAGTGCGAAGATAATAATGGAAACAAAAAATGTCACGATGCCTTCca GCACCTAcgatttctaaatttaaacaacacGGGCCTGGCGACCTGGGACGAAGTGGACAGGATTGCTAAATTTCCTGCATTGAAGAGTTTAAGAGTTCAA gGCTGGCCGTTATGGGAGCGCTTCGAGTCTACGGAACACGAGCGTCGGTTGCTACTAGTAGCTCGGCTACCACACGTCAGAACACTAAACGGAGGAGGGACGGTGCCTCCTGAAGAACGAGACGCAGCTGAGCGTGCATTCATCAGATACTACATGGAAAAACCGGAATCGGATAGGCCTGACAA ATACTGGGAGTTGGTGGGAGTACACGGTAAGCTGGACCCGCTGGTGTCAGTGGACCTGCGGCCGGAGAAACGCGTGCAGATCACCTTCACCTGCGGAGACACCAGCGAGGTTCGCACCGTCGACGTCTACAG AACCGTTTCCGATTTGAAGACGAAACTTGAACGACTTGCGGGATTTCCTGCTTCAAAAATGCGACTCTTTTACGTCGATCAGGATTTAAGAGATATGCAAATA GGTCCCGAGGAGATGAGGTTCCCGACGAAGCAGCTATATTCTTACAACATCAGGTCGGGCGACGAAATTATCATCGTTTCTAAATTAACACTCAAACACTCGATTTCAGTCAATTCGACCGCATAA
- the LOC125068849 gene encoding DNA repair protein Rev1, with the protein MRRRDEKFPDNGFEAWGGYMQAKVAKLEQQFASGIGKECKQTDLFKGISIFVNGFTTPSADELKDLMAQHGGVYHIYQRSEDFIIASNLPDTKVKKMPLAKVVKPQWIIDSIAAQRVLDYKEYLLYRNSKSQARLHFNQINKVEDQVELVKCEKVNDTCPYIKISELSNDKVYNNENSISSERPVKSLPLNATSKKSEVIAKTAADPNFISEFYNNSRLHHISQLGACFKQHVNDLRENSNFTFSARDDLRNRISVLNNSQNKLTKSHFQNGKTIMHIDMDCFFVSVGLRKRPELRGKPIAVTHSKGGQSRPKRSGVDRMTEFNLYKQKQVKKISKASGVPEEDVDIETRIDNITEDGDQFGSMSEIASCSYEARAKGITNGMFMGAALRLCSDLHTIPYDFEEYKEVAYTLYNTIAQYTLDIEAVSCDEMYVDCTELLDYLKVSVDDFATALREEIKSKTGCPCSTGFGGNRLQARLATKQAKPDGQFFLTSDIINSFMYCINLKDLPGVGRQISHKLESLGHQTCGSLQSLSLTCLQKHLGNKTGLQLYDQCRGHDPNPLVYYTVRKSVSAEVNYGIRFENNEQCEDFLKQLSIEVQSRMQQFKVMGKCITLKLMIRAEKAPVETAKFMGHGFCDVINKSTTLLTATNDVHLITKEVISICRKQNIDPKELRGIGIQVTKLESINKQVKGSINKFFTNKTLVKSEKYKLEILKPKAEDEKRDPITPKKPNMHLSPVKKSPKVENMKSPILKRKGRPPKNGKSQIFTSYNPISRFLQFPQTISDEVNTKKEMNREVNKPVEIKPTPKQIEEEQESLLGLPWDKVRDLLSAWFDSGQAPKLCDVNLISTYMREMVINKKIDKVYVLVNFLRRRIREMNIDIWYEVQESVIDEVQNAMVAVYGKKLWINDQ; encoded by the coding sequence atgcgACGTAGAGATGAAAAGTTTCCAGATAATGGCTTCGAAGCTTGGGGTGGGTATATGCAAGCAAAGGTTGCAAAGTTAGAACAGCAATTTGCTTCTGGTATCGGCAAAGAATGTAAACAGACTGATTTATTTAAAGGGAtaagtatatttgttaatgGATTTACCACACCATCGGCAGATGAATTAAAAGATCTAATGGCGCAACACGGAGGGgtatatcatatttatcaaCGAAGTGAAGATTTTATTATAGCTTCTAATTTACCAGACACAAAAGTGAAGAAAATGCCTTTGGCAAAAGTTGTTAAACCTCAATGGATAATAGATAGTATAGCTGCCCAACGTGTTTTGGATTACAAAGAGTATTTACTGTATCGGAATTCAAAGTCACAAGCTAGGCTTCAttttaaccaaataaataaagtagaaGATCAAGTAGAATTAGTCAAATGTGAAAAGGTAAACGATACATGtccatatattaaaatttcagaaCTAAGTAACGATAAAGTATATAACAATGAAAACAGTATTTCATCGGAGAGACCTGTCAAAAGTTTGCCCTTAAATGCAACATCTAAGAAAAGTGAAGTAATCGCAAAAACAGCTGCCGATCCAAACTTTATATCTGAATTTTATAACAACTCCAGATTGCATCATATTTCACAACTTGGTGCATGTTTCAAGCAACATGTTAATGATCTGAGAGAAAACAGTAATTTCACATTTAGTGCCCGTGATGACTTAAGGAACAGAATATCAGTATTAAAcaattcacaaaataaattaacaaagtcaCATTTTCAAAATGGAAAAACAATTATGCATATTGACATGGATTGTTTCTTTGTGTCGGTGGGCTTACGTAAAAGACCTGAACTAAGAGGCAAACCTATCGCTGTTACACATTCAAAAGGTGGACAAAGTCGTCCAAAGAGATCAGGAGTTGATAGAATGACTGAATTTAACTTGTACAAACAAAAACAGGTCAAGAAGATTAGTAAAGCATCTGGTGTTCCTGAAGAAGATGTTGACATTGAAACGAGGATTGATAATATTACTGAAGATGGTGATCAATTTGGGTCTATGAGTGAGATAGCTTCCTGTTCCTATGAGGCTAGAGCTAAAGGCATCACTAATGGTATGTTTATGGGGGCAGCATTACGACTATGTTCTGATTTGCACACTATACCTTATGATTTTGAGGAATATAAGGAAGTAGCATACACCTTGTACAATACAATAGCACAATACACTTTAGATATAGAAGCTGTGTCTTGTGATGAAATGTATGTTGATTGTACTGAATTGTTAGATTACCTTAAAGTGAGTGTTGATGATTTTGCAACTGCTCTGAgagaagaaataaaaagtaaaacaggTTGTCCATGTTCTACTGGTTTTGGTGGTAACCGTTTGCAAGCAAGGCTTGCCACTAAACAAGCCAAACCTGATGGCCAATTTTTTCTAACATCAGACATTATCAATAGCTTTATGTACTGTATTAATCTTAAAGACTTACCAGGTGTTGGCAGACAAATTTCACACAAGTTAGAATCTCTGGGACACCAGACTTGTGGTTCTCTTCAAAGTTTATCTTTAACATGCCTTCAAAAGCATTTGGGTAACAAAACTGGACTGCAATTATATGACCAATGTCGAGGGCATGATCCAAACCCATTAGTGTATTACACAGTTAGAAAATCAGTGTCAGCAGAGGTAAATTATGGTATTcgttttgaaaataatgaacaatgtgaagattttttaaaacaactttCAATCGAGGTTCAATCTAGAATGCAGCAGTTCAAAGTAATGGGTAAATGTATAACACTTAAACTCATGATAAGAGCTGAAAAAGCACCTGTAGAAACTGCCAAATTTATGGGACATGGATTTTGTGATGTTATCAATAAGTCTACTACATTACTGACTGCTACTAATGATGTTCATCTTATTACCAAGGAGGTGATATCCATATGCAGAAAACAAAACATTGATCCAAAAGAATTAAGAGGAATTGGAATTCAGGTGACAAAATTAGAAAGTATTAATAAACAGGTTAAAGGTtctattaataagttttttacaaacaaaactttagtaaaatcagaaaaatataaattagaaatccTTAAACCAAAAGCAGAAGATGAAAAAAGAGATCCAATCACACCAAAGAAACCTAATATGCATTTATCACCAGTAAAGAAATCTCCTAAAGTTGAAAATATGAAATCTCCCATTTTAAAGAGAAAAGGAAGACCTCCAAAAAATGGAAAATCCCAAATTTTTACTTCTTATAACCCAATTAGTAGATTTCTCCAATTTCCACAAACTATATCAGATGAAGTTAATACTAAAAAAGAGATGAATAGAGAGGTAAATAAACCAGTAGAAATTAAACCAACACCTAAACAAATAGAAGAAGAACAAGAAAGTTTACTTGGCTTACCTTGGGATAAAGTAAGAGATTTGCTTAGTGCATGGTTTGACAGTGGACAAGCACCTAAATTGTGCGacgttaatttaatatcaacttATATGCGAGAAAtggttatcaataaaaaaatagacaagGTGTATGTTTTGGTAaactttttgaggagaaggataagGGAAATGAATATAGACATCTGGTACGAGGTACAGGAATCTGTTATTGATGAAGTACAAAATGCAATGGTAGCTGTGTATGGAAAAAAGTTGTGGATAAATGATCAATGA
- the LOC125068851 gene encoding uncharacterized protein LOC125068851, which translates to MSAIEEDCIIAPWVGPTCYKKSFTIVVLSSNGDIIENLSEAIIDVHTKGDFRWKLVVLRSFNLEDIVRQSDLTGKLAIDFVVIAIDTSRIFCIEWAKKVLEQVHPDLRIRRIVLVNASGLPVNAMAVNASEIITFCTENRLEMLNGNVSKSEDAQFVARRILKYVEVSVGVKTGIPNLNI; encoded by the coding sequence ATGTCCGCTATCGAAGAAGACTGTATTATAGCGCCATGGGTTGGACCCACatgctataaaaaaagtttcacaATAGTAGTTCTTTCTTCAAACGgtgatattattgaaaatttatcggAAGCAATTATTGACGTTCACACTAAAGGTGATTTTAGATGGAAATTGGTGGTGTTACGTTCGTTTAACTTAGAAGATATTGTGAGACAGTCGGACTTAACTGGAAAATTAGCTATAGATTTTGTTGTAATTGCGATTGATACGAgtagaatattttgtatagaatGGGCCAAAAAGGTTCTTGAACAAGTTCATCCAGATCTTAGGATTCGTCGTATTGTACTAGTAAATGCTAGTGGACTTCCAGTTAATGCAATGGCCGTTAATGCAAGTGAAATAATCACATTCTGCACTGAAAACAGACTCGAAATGTTAAATGGAAATGTGTCCAAATCCGAAGATGCACAATTTGTAGCtcgaagaattttaaaatatgttgaaGTGAGTGTAGGTGTTAAAACTGGTATTCCGAATTTGAACATTTGA